The DNA segment CATGCAGGACGTGGCGGGGCGCCTGTCGAACCGCGTGCAGCTCACCACGGACGGCCACCGGCCCTACCTAGAGGCGGTCGAGGATGCCTTCGGCGCGGATGTGGACTACGCCATGCTCCAGAAGCTCTACGGGAGCGATCCTCAAGCCGAGAAGCGGTACAGCCCGGCGAAGTGCAAGGGCGCTACTGTCAACGTCGTGCAAGGCGATCCAGAACCCTGTCACGTCTCTACGTCCTACGTGGAGCGCTCCAACCTGACGATGCGGATGAGCATGCGGCGCTTCACCAGGTTGACCAACGCATTCTCCAAGAAGGTCGAGAACCACGCCGCAGCGATCGAGCTGCACTTCATGGTCTACAACTTCGTGAGGCCCCACGGCTCGCTCAAGACCGAGACGGACAACAAGGTGACGCCCGCGATGGCCGCAGGAATCGCCCGCCGGCCCTGGACTCTAGAGCAGGTGGTAGGGCTCCTGGATCCAAAAAGTTGAAACTGAGCCACTACCCTGTCCGGAAGGTGTTTGGACCTCACCGCTCGATCCTGTTAGACTGGTAGCTTCGTGTGGGGGCCGGCTCGCGTGGGCCGCAGAAACGTTCAGACGGCCGGTCGGCACCCCCCCGAACAGTTGGTCCTCGGGTCGCATATGGATTTCTTGGTGTCGGCTCTCGAGGGCACCCAATCTTCAGGTGATGTGGAGGTACGTGAGATGTTGAAGATTCGACTCCGTCGGATGGGGGCTCGGAATGCGCCCTTTTATCGTGTCGTGGTGTCCGACGGTCGCAGTACTCCTACCGCGGCGGCGGTGGAAGAGGTCGGTTTCTACGATCCCCGGCGGCGGCCGGCCGAGGTGAATATTGACCGTGAGCGGGTCGAGTATTGGGTTTCCAAGGGTGCTCGGATGTCCGACACGGTGAAGTCGCTCATGAAGCGGAGCACCCCGGAGATGGCGGAGGCTGCGCCGAGTGCCTGAGCTACGGGAGAGCCTCGAAGATCTGGTGCGCTTGATGGTCGACTACCCGGAAGAGGTGGCGATCGACGAGTTCATGGACGGTGACGAAAACGTCTTTGAACTGACCGTCGCGCAGAGCGATCTCGGCAAGGTCATCGGCCGCCAGGGGCGCACGGCGCGGGCATTGCGCACATTGCTCGATGCTCGCGGCGCGCTGGAAGACAAGCTGTACGATCTCGACATCGTTGACGACTGAGTTGTCGTCGACGAGCCGGGCTAACGCTTGATCGAGGTCGCTCCGCGGGTCGCCTGATCTGGAACGACCTGCCCCGGGCTTCTTCCCTTCCTGCAGAAACCGCCGCCTTCGACCGTCGGCGGAATCCTCTTTTTCCCCGAGCCAGCGATGTCAGACCGTGAACAGGCGGACTCTTCGGACTCCGAGATGATCGCCGTCGGCCGAATCGTTCGGCCCCACGGCGTTCGCGGGGAAGCCTCCGTCGAGGCCCTTACGGAGAATTCGGCGCGCTGGAAAAAGGGTTCTCGGTTGCGTTTGCACTTTCGGGATCGGCCGCCGGAACGGACCCTCGAGGTGGCGAGCAGCCGGGTGCACCGAGAGCGCATTCTGGTGCGATTCGCCGGGGTCGAGGATCGCGACGCGGTCGAGAAACTGCGCGGCGGCTGGCTCTCCGTTGCGCGCGGCGAGGTGCCGCCCGCCGAGGCCGGGTCCTTCTACCAGTTCGAGCTGATCGGCTGTACCTGCCGCGATACTGAGCAAGGACACCTCGGAGAAGTGGTCGAGGTGGTCGAGGACGGGGGTGGTTTTCTCCTGATCGTGGACGATGGCGAACGCCGGGTACCGATTCCCTTCGCCCGGGATCTGCTCGCAGAGGTCAACGTCGCCGGTGGCGAGATTGTAGTGAATTTGCCGGAAGGACTGCTCGAAACGTGCGCATCCAGGTCCTGACCATTTTCCCGCAGATCTTCAGGCCCTTCCTAGCTACCAGCCTGGTCGGGCGGGCACTGGAAGAGGGCTTGATGCAGGTGACCGTTCACGATCTGCGGGACTTTTCCGAGGATCGCCACCGCTCCGTCGATGACGAACCCTACGGCGGCGGCGGCGGCATGGTGATGACCGCTCGGCCTTGGCTGACGGCGGTGCGCGAGGTCGGCAGCGGCGCGGCCCACCGGGTGTTGCTTTCGCCGCAGGGGAAGCGCCTCGACGAACAGGGCGTCCGCCGCTTTGCGGACTATCCGGAACTGATCCTCCTATGCGGTCGCTACGAGGCGATCGACGAGCGGGTTCGCCGACGGGTGGTGGACGAGGAGATTTCGATTGGCGATTACGTGTTGTCCGGCGGCGAAGTGCCGGCGATGGTGTTGATCGAGGCCGTGTCGCGGCAGATCCCTGGCGTGGTGGGCTACGGTCCGTCGGTGGAGAACGACAGTTTCCGGGCAGGATTGCTCGATTACCCCCACTACACCCGCCCGGCGGAAGTGGAGGGGATGGCCGTACCGCAGGTACTGCTCTCCGGCGATCACGCGGCGATCGAGCGCTGGCGTCGCCGCGAGGCCCTGCGGGCGACTCGCGCCAAGCGGCCGGACCTGCTGGCCGAAGCCGAGCTTTCAAAAACCGATCGGGCGCTGCTGTCGGAAGCGTTGGAAGCGGAACCTGAAATGAACGAAATATCAGAGAATGAGGCGGTTGCGGACCCGAGAGTTGCGGAGACGCCCCCGTCTGGGAAATAATCCAAGGCTCGCCTCAGGGCGTGCGATTCCGTTCGGTGATCGGTAGCCGGACGCAGATTTCAGTCGAGGGAAATGGACCATGAACGACCTTCAAAGCGTCGAAGCCGCCTACCAGCGGGACGACATTCCCGAGTTTCGTGCCGGCGACATGGTGCGCGTGCACGTGCGCGTTGTCGAAGGCGACAAGCAGCGTATCCAGATTTTCCAGGGCGTGGTGATCGCCCGTCGCGGTAGCGGCACCCGGGAGACCTTTATGGTGCGCAAGATGTCCGGTGCCTACGGCGTCGAGCGGATCTTCCCGATCCACTCGCCGATCATCGACAAACTCGAAGTGGTGCGGCACGGCAAAGTGCGCCGTGCGAAGCTGTACTACCTGCGGAATCTCCGTGGCAAGGCGGCCCGCATCGAAGAACGCCGGATCGATTAGTCGTTCTGCTGAGTTGCGCTTCGCGCATGATCTCAGCAAGAACGACCCATGTCTGTTTTCAGGGGGCTGGGCGCCCCCTCGCCCGAAAAACCAAGGTTTTCCGGGCTCACCCCGTCCACGGCGGCTCGCGCCGCCGCCGAGCCCTTCGGACTCGGTCGCAGCGTTGGACTTGCGAGTCCCTTTACGGACTCACTCCGATGGACGAGTGGAATTCGTTTCCGCTCCAAGACCTTGGGAGCACACGTGGCGTCGAAGACGATGGTCCAGCTCTTTGCGGAGGCCTACCGTCTACGCCTGCTGTGCTCGCTCGAAGAGCATCTCGCTCAGTGCGGGTATCCGCTGGTCGCCGGCGTCGATGAAGCCGGCCGCGGTGCCCTTGCCGGTCCGGTGATGGCCGCGGCGGTGATCCCCGATCCCGCCTGCCGGATCCCTGGCGTTGATGACAGCAAGCAGGTCGGACCGGCGGAGCGCGAGCAGCTCGCCGAGGCGATTCGGAGTACCGCCATCGCCTGGTCCTGTGTCGCCGTCGAGGCGGCGGTGATCGATCGGATCAATATCCTCGAGGCCACCCGGGTCGCCATGCGGCGCTCCCTGGAAGGTCTTTCCCCGACGCCGGACATCGCCTTGATCGATGCCGTCTCCCTCGCCGATCCGCCGTGCCCTTGCCTGCCGGTTGTCCGCGGCGATGCGATGAGCTACGCCATCGCTTGTGCTTCGATCCTCGCCAAGACCGAGCGTGACCGCCGGATGGTGGCCCTGGGCGAGACCTACCCCCACTATGGATTCCCCGGCCACAAGGGCTATGGTGCCCAGCGACATCGCGACGCCCTGCAGGCCTACGGACCGAGCCCGGTTCACCGTCTGACCTTCCGCTCGGTGCTGCCGCAGCGGGCGGCCGCCGGAGGAGTGAGCTGATGGCCGCGCGTCGGGAACAGGTGGTCAAGACGGCGGAGAAGTTCGTCGCCCGGGGCAAGATCGAAGCGGCCATCCGGGAGTACCGCAAGGTGCTCGGGGAAAATCCCAACGATTCCACCACCCTCAACCGGGTGGGCGATCTCTATGCCCGCATCGAGCGCATCGACGAGGCCGTCGAGCTGTTCTCGCAGATTGCCGAGAATTACACCAAGGACGGCTTCTTCGTCAAAGCGATCGCGATCTACAAGAAGATCATCAAGCTGGACCCCACCCGCCTGGACGCCATCGAGCACCTGGCGGAACTCTACGACCGGCAAGGCTTGGTCAACGAGGCGCGCACCCAGTACCAGGTGCTGGCGGATTACTACCTGAACCACGGCAACCGTGGTTCCGCGCTCTCCGCTTACGAGCGCATGGCGGCGCTGGAGCCGGACAATCCGAGCCACCACGTCAAACTCGCCGAGCTGTACCAGGCGCAGAAGATGACCGCCAAGGCGATCGGTGAGTATCGGATCATCGCCGAGTTGATGATCTCCCACGAGCGGCCGGAGGAAGCGGCCAAGGTCTACGAGCGCGCCCTCGACGTAGACGCCTCGGATGTCGGCTTCATCACCGATGCGGTGCTGCGCCTGCGGGAAGCCGGCCAAACCGGGGCGGCGGCTCACCTGCTGGCCGCCGCCGTGCGGCTCAACCCCGAAGCCCAGAGCGTCGCCAGCCTGGTGGCGGCGGAAGAGCGCGGCAAAGCTGCGCAGGCGTCTGTGCCGGTGGAGGAGGTCACCTTGGGCGACGGTGCGGCGGCCGCGGCGTCGTCGCCGTATTCCGGCGAGAGCTCTGTCCAGGAAGCCGCCCCCGCGGTGGTTGTTCCGGTCGCAGAGCGGGATGAAGAGATCGTGCCGGTGGTTGAGGACGACACCCTGTACGACCTGGATCTGACGGTCGGCGAAGGGGATGTCGCCGAACCGCCCTCAGCCTATGAGGAGGCGAGTGCCGCGCCTATCGCCGAAGAGGTGGCCGCCGAAGCGGCGGAGGCACTGGAAGGCGAGGAGATCGAACTCGATCTCGACGATGTCTTTGTCCTCGACCTCGATCAGGAGGAAGCGCCGGCGAGTCTGGTGCAGCCACCGGCGGATCTTCTGCCGCCGGAGAGTCCTGCGGAGGCCGCTCCAACCGCTGTTGAGCCGGCGGCAGCTGCCGATGTCGAGCGAACGCTGCCGGAGATTGAGCCGCTGCCGGACCTCGAGGAGAATTTCTTCGAGCTGGATGTGGATGAAGCCGTCGGCGACGACGTCCCCGGCGTTGAAGTGGCCGCGCGGTCGGATCTTTCCCCGGCCGAGGACTTCTCGCTGCCGGAGGAAGGGCCAGCGGCCGCCGACGACGCCATCGACGAAGACTTCCTGGAGCGCACCGCGGCGGAACTCCAGCCGGTGGCTGTACGGCCCGAAGAAGATCTCTTCACGGAGGCCGAGGTGCTGGCCAAGTACGGTCTGGAAGAAAAGGCGATGGAGCGCCTGGAAGAGGTGCTCGATCTGGACCCTCATCACCTCGGCGCCATGGCGCTGCTGGTTCGGTTCGACCTGGAGAAGGGGCGGCACCATCAGGTCTTGGCCCGGGCCAACGAGCTGGCTTCTCTGGCGGCGGACGAGGCGGATGGCCCTTGGCCGGAGCTGCGGCAGCAGCTCCTCGACGCTGGCTACAAGCTCGAAGGAAACCAGGTATTGGCCCCGCCGGCACGGACCTTGGCGGAGGCGGATGTCGGCCACCTGCTGGATGGATTGATGGACGAGGCGCCACCGGTCGCCGAGGCGCCGGCGGCTCCACCGCCGCCTCGCCGCAAGGTGCGAGATGCCTCCATCGAGGAAGCCCTGGCGAGCCTTGAAACGACTTTTCAGTCCGGCAAGAAGGCGCTTCGGCAAGGGGTGGAGCCGGCGGCCGGCGAAGAGGCGCCGGCAGCGGATGTGTTCGAAGCGGCGCCCTCCGCGGAGCCGGCAGTTCCGGAAGCGCAGGCACCGGAGGCACAAGCTGAGGAACCACAGCCTCAGGATGTGCCCGCTCCGGCGGCCGAGGACGACCCGGAGGACAGCGGCGTTCGGTGGCTCGACGAGGTGGGCGAGGCGCCTCCGGCAGAAGCCGGCGAAACGCCTGCGGTGGTCGACGATGTGTTCGAGGACGAAGACGACTTTTTCGACCTGGCCGCCGAGATCGAGCAGGAGCTGGATGCAGAAGATTCCCTCACCGAGGCCATCGAAACGCCGGCCGAGCCCTCCCTGGAGGAAATCGTCGAGGGTTTCAAGCAGGGAGTGGCCGAGAATCTCTCGCCGGAGGACTTCGATACCCACTTCAACCTCGGCATCGCCTACCGCGAAATGGGGCTGCTGGACGAGGCGATCGGCGAGTTTCAGCTCGCGTCCAAGGATCCGGGCCGATTGGTCGAGTGCTGCTCGATGCTCGGCCTCTGTTTCCTGGAGAAGGGCCTGCCGGACCTGGCCGTCAAGTGGTATCGGCGCGGCTTGGAGAGCCCAACCCTCGCGGAGGAAGACCGCCACGGCTTGCTCTACGACCTCGGCAACCTCTACCTGGATGCCGGCGACTTTGAGCAGGCCCACGAGGTCTTCGTCGACATCTACGGTGTCAACTCCAACTATCGCGACGTGGTCGCCAAGCTCGAAGAGATCGCCGCGCGAGCAAGATGACTTCCGAACGTAGGATCACGTGGATCGTCGCCGCGGTCGCGACCTTGGCGCTGGCGGCCTTTCTCTTTGGACCGGTGCTCAAAGAAAAGGTCGCTCCGGAACCGGTGGCGGCGTGGGTCGCGATCCAGCCGGCGGGAGCCACCGCCGCCACCCTCGGGCCGGTGGATCTGGCCGCCGGAACCTCCTTTCGCCTGCACGCGGTGCTCGAAGCGAAGGACGGCAGCGAGTCCGTCTTCTATACCGAGGCGCCGGCCCTGGAGCGGGCCGGTCATACCCTGCCGGCGGCGTCCGTCCGCCCGTGGGATCGGCGACCGGATGTCCGGATTCTGTGGTTCACCGTCGAAGGCGCCGTACCGTTCTTGCGCATTCAGCCGGACCAAACCCTCGACCGTTTTCGCTACGCTGCTTTCTTTCGTCCCGAATGGGGCTTCGGTTGGTCGGTACCGGGTATTCTCGATCCAGCCCACGATGCGCGGTTGTCGCGAGAGGATCGCCAGGTGCGCCGGCCCTTCGGTAGCCAGCACTACCAGGTTCACATCGAGCTACGGTCGGACGCCGATGCGGAGGTCGCCTCCGAGCGGCTGGTCTCCTGGGGCTTGGGAGAGGTGCAGAG comes from the Acidobacteriota bacterium genome and includes:
- the rpsP gene encoding 30S ribosomal protein S16, whose amino-acid sequence is MLKIRLRRMGARNAPFYRVVVSDGRSTPTAAAVEEVGFYDPRRRPAEVNIDRERVEYWVSKGARMSDTVKSLMKRSTPEMAEAAPSA
- a CDS encoding tetratricopeptide repeat protein, with amino-acid sequence MAARREQVVKTAEKFVARGKIEAAIREYRKVLGENPNDSTTLNRVGDLYARIERIDEAVELFSQIAENYTKDGFFVKAIAIYKKIIKLDPTRLDAIEHLAELYDRQGLVNEARTQYQVLADYYLNHGNRGSALSAYERMAALEPDNPSHHVKLAELYQAQKMTAKAIGEYRIIAELMISHERPEEAAKVYERALDVDASDVGFITDAVLRLREAGQTGAAAHLLAAAVRLNPEAQSVASLVAAEERGKAAQASVPVEEVTLGDGAAAAASSPYSGESSVQEAAPAVVVPVAERDEEIVPVVEDDTLYDLDLTVGEGDVAEPPSAYEEASAAPIAEEVAAEAAEALEGEEIELDLDDVFVLDLDQEEAPASLVQPPADLLPPESPAEAAPTAVEPAAAADVERTLPEIEPLPDLEENFFELDVDEAVGDDVPGVEVAARSDLSPAEDFSLPEEGPAAADDAIDEDFLERTAAELQPVAVRPEEDLFTEAEVLAKYGLEEKAMERLEEVLDLDPHHLGAMALLVRFDLEKGRHHQVLARANELASLAADEADGPWPELRQQLLDAGYKLEGNQVLAPPARTLAEADVGHLLDGLMDEAPPVAEAPAAPPPPRRKVRDASIEEALASLETTFQSGKKALRQGVEPAAGEEAPAADVFEAAPSAEPAVPEAQAPEAQAEEPQPQDVPAPAAEDDPEDSGVRWLDEVGEAPPAEAGETPAVVDDVFEDEDDFFDLAAEIEQELDAEDSLTEAIETPAEPSLEEIVEGFKQGVAENLSPEDFDTHFNLGIAYREMGLLDEAIGEFQLASKDPGRLVECCSMLGLCFLEKGLPDLAVKWYRRGLESPTLAEEDRHGLLYDLGNLYLDAGDFEQAHEVFVDIYGVNSNYRDVVAKLEEIAARAR
- the rplS gene encoding 50S ribosomal protein L19; this encodes MNDLQSVEAAYQRDDIPEFRAGDMVRVHVRVVEGDKQRIQIFQGVVIARRGSGTRETFMVRKMSGAYGVERIFPIHSPIIDKLEVVRHGKVRRAKLYYLRNLRGKAARIEERRID
- a CDS encoding KH domain-containing protein; translation: MPELRESLEDLVRLMVDYPEEVAIDEFMDGDENVFELTVAQSDLGKVIGRQGRTARALRTLLDARGALEDKLYDLDIVDD
- a CDS encoding ribonuclease HII — its product is MASKTMVQLFAEAYRLRLLCSLEEHLAQCGYPLVAGVDEAGRGALAGPVMAAAVIPDPACRIPGVDDSKQVGPAEREQLAEAIRSTAIAWSCVAVEAAVIDRINILEATRVAMRRSLEGLSPTPDIALIDAVSLADPPCPCLPVVRGDAMSYAIACASILAKTERDRRMVALGETYPHYGFPGHKGYGAQRHRDALQAYGPSPVHRLTFRSVLPQRAAAGGVS
- the rimM gene encoding ribosome maturation factor RimM (Essential for efficient processing of 16S rRNA); protein product: MSDREQADSSDSEMIAVGRIVRPHGVRGEASVEALTENSARWKKGSRLRLHFRDRPPERTLEVASSRVHRERILVRFAGVEDRDAVEKLRGGWLSVARGEVPPAEAGSFYQFELIGCTCRDTEQGHLGEVVEVVEDGGGFLLIVDDGERRVPIPFARDLLAEVNVAGGEIVVNLPEGLLETCASRS
- a CDS encoding IS1 family transposase, whose translation is MQDVAGRLSNRVQLTTDGHRPYLEAVEDAFGADVDYAMLQKLYGSDPQAEKRYSPAKCKGATVNVVQGDPEPCHVSTSYVERSNLTMRMSMRRFTRLTNAFSKKVENHAAAIELHFMVYNFVRPHGSLKTETDNKVTPAMAAGIARRPWTLEQVVGLLDPKS
- the trmD gene encoding tRNA (guanosine(37)-N1)-methyltransferase TrmD, giving the protein MRIQVLTIFPQIFRPFLATSLVGRALEEGLMQVTVHDLRDFSEDRHRSVDDEPYGGGGGMVMTARPWLTAVREVGSGAAHRVLLSPQGKRLDEQGVRRFADYPELILLCGRYEAIDERVRRRVVDEEISIGDYVLSGGEVPAMVLIEAVSRQIPGVVGYGPSVENDSFRAGLLDYPHYTRPAEVEGMAVPQVLLSGDHAAIERWRRREALRATRAKRPDLLAEAELSKTDRALLSEALEAEPEMNEISENEAVADPRVAETPPSGK